AGCATAATTTTGTGTTTAAGGAAAATGATTTGTTCTATCACGCCAAAGGTGCAACGCCATTAGACGACAAGTTTGTTCCAGACAGCAAAGACGGTTTACGACTTATTCCATTAAATATGAGCGAACCCGTTTTAATCGTAAAAGGCAGCACAACAGCCAACAATTTAGGGTTTGCACCTCACGGAGCAGGTCGAAATATTAGTCGTGGACGACATAAGAAAAACAACTCTCATAAGACAATTGAACAAATCTTTCACGAAGAAACGCAAGGTTTAGACATTCGCTTTTTCTCTAATAATATTGACATTTCTGAATTACCAAGTGCTTACAAAAATGCTGATATGGTAAAACGACAAATGCGAGAATTTGGACTTGGAGAAGTGCTTGACGAGATTATGCCATTCGGTTGCATAATGGCGGGAGATTGGGAAATTGACGCACCTTGGAAAGTGAAAACGAGAGAGAAGTATAAAACAGACCAGAAAATAGCGAAAAAACAGACGAATAAGAAGAAAAACCGCATATAACAAGTTTTTTTTGTGTTAGGCGTGGCGATGTGCAAACTTGGAGCTACTATTCAAGTTCTGTGCTTGTTGATTTTTTGTACCCATAATCCCCCCCGAATGTTAAGCTGCGAAACTATTAGCAACAACTATAAAAAATTAATAACAAATTACCGCCTTGAAAATCATCATAATGTAACTTGAGACCAAACACTTCGTGGATTTTGGAGTTTTTTCTTCAAAATAATATTTTATCGAAACTAATAAATACAAAAAGGCAAGGGTATTAATAAGGCGTAATTTGATTTGGTAGTATGTACACTGAACTAACAACTCATCACAAATGTCTTTATCTTTACATTTTTACCTTTCGGTTAAAAAGACCTTTTCAAGCCTTGACTTAAAAAACAAAATCTTGAAACCTGAAAACAGAACAGCAAACTGAACTTTAAACATTAATTAACAAAACAATAAAATTATGGGGATAATCATCTTACCTTTTTTACTTGGTGCGTTTGGACTTTCAATATTTGCATGGATTAATTGCTTCAAACTTTATAGAATGAAGGAAATAACCCCTATGGAAGTCATTTTTGGACTTATATTTTAGTTTCAATTTTTGGACTGATTTGCTTATCATATTTAATTGAAGGTAAAGTTTGGGCATTAAGTCCAGCATTTAGAATTCTAATATTTATGATTTTTGTTCCTTTTGGATTTTACCTATTTTTAGGTCAAGCAACAATCCAAAATTGGCGTATTTTGCTACTTTGATTTTAATTAGTATCGGACTATCAGGTATTTTGGGTGTAGTTCTTTATAAAGTATTCTTCGTATTAATAGACTATTTGGGAATTGAAAAATACTATTAGTAAAATAAAAAACAAAAAACACTGGCTATAATACGGATTTGCCAAAATGGAGGCAGTAATGCTAAATTGAGCATTTGGTACCTTATTGAACCTTTGTACTAAAAAATGAAATATATAATCATACTATTTTTACTGACTATTTTTTCATTTACGAAGGTAACTGCAAGTATTAGTCCCGTAATTTTTAAAGCAAAAATTGTTTTAAAAAATAAAACTTCTTTTACTGCCTACTTTTTAACTTGGGATACTGAAACATACGATAGCAAAGGTAAATCTATGTTGGAGTTTGGCTATAAAGTTACAGATAAAGAGTTTCAATTATTTCTAAACAAACAAAACAATAGATATTGTTATGATAGAAATAGTGAAAAAGCAATTAAAGGAATTAGGCTTTATAAAAATATTTATGGTATTCAAAAACTTGCAACTATTGAAATTCCATTGTTTGGCTTTTGCAACAAGAACGATATTGTAGATATTAATGCAAATGATATTTTATATACAGTTTTTTTAGGACTGAACAGTTCAAATTTTCCACAATTTGAAAATTATGGAATACCAATTGAAGATTTGGACAGTACAAGTACACAAGATTTAAAAAAGCATACAATCATAGCCAATTTTGTATTAAAAGACCCCAAGGATTTATCCTACAGCTTTCATTTTATAAAACAACAGATAAAACGATGGATTCAAAAAAATTAGAAGCAATTGTTCGTTTAAGAAAATATGATGTGACAAAAATGAGCAACGAACCAGCATATTATAGTAGTATTAAAACGGAAATGGCAAAACAACGAATTTATTTATTTTCTGAACACCAAGACTAAAGATAATAAAATCCAGCCACCAACAAGAGTTTGTCAAAAGTGGGGCATTTGTACTAAATTAGGGTATTGTACTTCTAATGAATTTTGGTGCTAAATTGAATATTTGTACTTCTAATTCCTCACCTTCAGCAAGCCTAAAATGTTAGCTGTTATTTTGAAAACTGACACTTATAAACAGAAAGTAATCAAAGATGAACTTAAATCAAATTACAATTTCTTCCTTAGACCTCGAAAAATCTATACCTTTTTATGAAACACTTGGACTGAAACTAATAGTAAAATCGCTACCTCATTATGCAAGATTTGAATGTCCAGACGGAACTTCAACATTTTCAATACAACGAGTAGAAAAACTATCAACAGGAAACGGAATTCACATTTATTTTGAGTGTGACAATCTTGACAAATATGTTAGCGAACTATTGGGCAAGGGAGTTGAATTTGACGAAATGCCAAACGACAAAAATTGGTTATGGCGTGAAGCACATTTGAAAGACATTGACAATAACCATTTGATATTATACTATGCAGGTGAAAACAGATTAAACCCGCCTTGGAAATTGAAATAATATGGAAACAGATGAACAATAAACTGTATAAAAAATGGATATACTTAAAGCTGAACCTGCTGATAATGAGCTATTGACAACGATAACAAAAATGTCAAAAGCTTATTGGGGATTTTCTGAAGAAGTTTTGAAAAAATGGGAGCATTTATTGACTATTACAAAAGACTATATTGAAAAAAACAAGGTATTTAAACTTGTTCAAAACGACCAAATTATTGGATATTATTCCTATTTTTTTATTGACGAAAAAACTATAAAACTTGATAATATTTTTATTCTTCCGGAGTTTATAGGAAAAGGATTTGGCAAAATCCTAATGAACGACTTTTAAAAAAAAGTAAAACATTTAGGTATAAACAAAATAACTCTTGATGCAGAGCCAAATGCTGAAAAATTTTACAAAAAATTTGGCTTTGAAGTAATTGGGAGACTTGAAAGTTCGATAAAAAGCAGATATTTACCAATAATGGAATTGAGAATTGAGAAAAAAACAACGGCTAACGTCGTATTTAAATTTTTATTGACATTATTACTTTTTACAAACAACTTTTCTTTTGGACAAAAAACAGAAGTAAAGAACAATTTGTTGGACAAAACATTGAAAAAAGATAGTGTTATAGCTGAATTTACTGAACTGTATAATTTGACAAATACCATTCATCCAGGACAATTTATGTTCTGCTCAAAAAATGAATTTGACAAAACTTTTTTGAGTTTAAAGAATTCAATTAATTCAGACCTTTCTATTGTAGAGTATTTTAAACTAACTGCCACACTAATGGCAAAAATCAAAGATGGACATACAGCAGTTGACAGAACACAAATTATTTCTTTACTGAATGAACGATTAGTGTTTCCTTTCAGTATCTATAAAATTAGGGACAACTATTATTTGGGCAAATCAACTGAAGGAAAGAAAGATTATTTGGGTTTAAAAATTCTTAAAATTAATAGACAGGATATCCATTCTGTACTAAATGAAATTCAAAAGTATATTCATCTTGAAGCAAGAAATGAAACGGGGTTAAACACACGATTAAAAAAC
The window above is part of the Sphingobacteriales bacterium genome. Proteins encoded here:
- a CDS encoding GNAT family N-acetyltransferase, whose product is MDILKAEPADNELLTTITKMSKAYWGFSEEVLKKWEHLLTITKDYIEKNKVFKLVQNDQIIGYYSYFFIDEKTIKLDNIFILPEFIGKGFGKILMNDF
- a CDS encoding peptidase S41, with amino-acid sequence MELRIEKKTTANVVFKFLLTLLLFTNNFSFGQKTEVKNNLLDKTLKKDSVIAEFTELYNLTNTIHPGQFMFCSKNEFDKTFLSLKNSINSDLSIVEYFKLTATLMAKIKDGHTAVDRTQIISLLNERLVFPFSIYKIRDNYYLGKSTEGKKDYLGLKILKINRQDIHSVLNEIQKYIHLEARNETGLNTRLKNFPFYYFIYNQTEHFTIEYLDINKKKKTISLQGVSYETFTKYINEHIEPLSTEFRDNETAILKFHSFENSYNEADRKIAETQLDNFFNRLDSLKIQNLIIDLRDNSGGAPEIANYLFSYLVNKPYYYFDYVGAKFTSVKEWKHYAQYPDNIQEINIAETTLKNGLYH
- a CDS encoding VOC family protein; this encodes MNLNQITISSLDLEKSIPFYETLGLKLIVKSLPHYARFECPDGTSTFSIQRVEKLSTGNGIHIYFECDNLDKYVSELLGKGVEFDEMPNDKNWLWREAHLKDIDNNHLILYYAGENRLNPPWKLK